In Clarias gariepinus isolate MV-2021 ecotype Netherlands chromosome 9, CGAR_prim_01v2, whole genome shotgun sequence, a single window of DNA contains:
- the bcap31 gene encoding B-cell receptor-associated protein 31: MSLQWTAVASFLYAEVFFVLLLCVPFISPKRWHKIFKSRLMLAITTYGNTAFIVIICILVFLLVDAFREVRKYSVTDTVDLSNNPVAIEHIHMKLFRAQRNEYIAGFALLLCLLLRRLASLLSQQATLMASNQAFQKQAEGASDAARKYMEENEKLQEKLRDAGVEIPEAGAKAKGSAEEESKTLKEEVRRLKEELEANKKALQKSDGDVKAMKKQAENLTVEYDRLLEEHAKLQASFDAQHDKKSD, from the exons ATGAGTCTGCAGTGGACTGCTGTGGCGTCTTTCCTGTACGCCGAAGTGTTCTTCGTCCTGTTGCTCTGCGTACCCTTTATCTCCCCCAAAAG ATGGCACAAAATCTTCAAATCTCGCCTGATGCTTGCCATTACGACGTACGGGAACACTGCCTTCATTGTGATCATCTGCATCCTCGTCTTTCTTCTAGTTG ATGCATTCAGAGAAGTGCGGAAGTACAGTGTGACCGACACGGTGGATCTCTCGAACAACCCCGTGGCCATCGAGCACATCCACATGAAGCTGTTCAGAGCACAGAGGAATGAGTACATCGCCGGCTTCGCCCTGCTCCTCTGCTT GTTGCTGCGACGTCTGGCCAGCCTTCTTTCCCAGCAGGCCACGCTCATGGCCTCCAATCAGGCTTTCCAGAAACAAGCAGAGGGTGCAAGCGATGCCGCTCGGAAGTACATGGAAGAGAATGAAAAGCTTCAGGAG AAATTGAGGGATGCAGGAGTGGAGATCCCGGAGGCGGGAGCCAAGGCTAAGGGCAGCGCAGAGGAGGAGAGCAAGACCCTGAAGGAGGAGGTCAGACGGCTAAAGGAAGAGCTCGAAGCCAACAAGAAAG CTCTTCAGAAGTCAGACGGTGATGTGAAGGCGATGAAAAAGCAGGCAGAGAATCTGACAGTCGAGTATGATCGCCTGCTGGAGGAGCACGCCAAATTACAG